In Paraburkholderia bryophila, a single genomic region encodes these proteins:
- a CDS encoding amino acid ABC transporter ATP-binding protein, whose product MISIKNVSKWYGQFQVLTDCTTEVKKGEVVVVCGPSGSGKSTLIKTVNGLEPFQKGEIIINGESLTDKKTNLSKLRSKVGMVFQHFELFPHLSIVQNLTLAQVKVLGRSKDEANAKGLKLLDRVGLRAHADKFPGQLSGGQQQRVAIARALSMDPIAMLFDEPTSALDPEMINEVLDVMVELAQEGMTMMCVTHEMGFAKKVAHRVIFMDQGLIVEDDRKEDFFANPKSDRAKDFLAKILH is encoded by the coding sequence ATGATCTCAATCAAGAATGTTTCGAAGTGGTACGGTCAATTCCAGGTGCTGACCGACTGCACGACGGAAGTCAAAAAAGGTGAAGTGGTGGTGGTGTGCGGACCGTCGGGTTCGGGCAAGTCCACGCTGATCAAGACCGTCAACGGCCTCGAGCCGTTCCAGAAGGGCGAGATCATCATCAACGGCGAATCGCTGACGGATAAGAAAACCAATCTGTCGAAGCTGCGTTCGAAGGTCGGCATGGTGTTCCAGCATTTCGAGCTGTTCCCGCATCTGTCGATCGTACAGAACCTGACGCTCGCGCAGGTGAAGGTGCTCGGCCGCTCGAAAGACGAAGCGAACGCGAAGGGCCTGAAGCTGCTCGATCGCGTGGGCTTGCGTGCGCATGCGGATAAGTTTCCGGGGCAGTTGTCGGGCGGTCAGCAACAGCGTGTGGCAATTGCGCGCGCGTTGTCGATGGATCCGATCGCGATGCTGTTCGACGAGCCGACCTCGGCGCTCGATCCGGAAATGATCAACGAAGTGCTCGACGTGATGGTCGAACTCGCGCAGGAAGGCATGACCATGATGTGCGTGACGCACGAAATGGGCTTCGCTAAGAAGGTCGCGCACCGCGTGATCTTCATGGACCAGGGCTTGATCGTCGAAGACGACCGCAAGGAAGACTTCTTCGCGAATCCGAAGTCGGATCGTGCGAAGGATTTTCTGGCGAAGATTCTGCACTGA
- the erpA gene encoding iron-sulfur cluster insertion protein ErpA codes for MNAVTETPVTEMPAPFVFTDAAADKVKQLIEEEGNAELKLRVFVQGGGCSGFQYGFTFDEAVNEDDTVMNKSGVQLLIDSMSYQYLVGAEIDYKDDINGAQFVIKNPNASTTCGCGSSFSV; via the coding sequence ATGAACGCAGTCACCGAAACACCCGTGACCGAAATGCCCGCCCCCTTCGTTTTTACCGACGCAGCGGCTGACAAGGTCAAGCAACTGATCGAAGAAGAAGGCAATGCGGAGCTGAAATTGCGCGTGTTCGTGCAAGGCGGCGGCTGCTCGGGCTTTCAGTACGGTTTTACGTTTGACGAAGCCGTCAACGAAGACGACACCGTCATGAACAAGAGCGGCGTCCAGCTGCTGATCGATTCGATGAGCTACCAGTATCTGGTTGGCGCTGAGATCGACTACAAGGACGACATCAACGGCGCGCAGTTTGTCATCAAGAACCCGAATGCGTCGACCACCTGTGGTTGCGGCTCGTCGTTCTCGGTTTGA
- a CDS encoding OsmC family protein — MECKVSWMGQDGMAFAAETGSGHLVAMDGAPEGGGRNLAPRPMEMVLLGTGGCTAYDVVMILKKSRQEIAGCSVTLKAERASEDPKVFTKVHFHFTVTGKNLNPATVERAINLSHDKYCSASIMIAKTAELTHSFDIVAG; from the coding sequence ATGGAATGCAAAGTAAGCTGGATGGGGCAAGACGGCATGGCGTTCGCGGCCGAGACGGGCAGCGGCCATCTGGTGGCCATGGACGGCGCGCCGGAAGGCGGCGGCCGCAATCTGGCGCCGCGTCCGATGGAAATGGTGCTGCTCGGCACGGGCGGCTGCACGGCGTACGACGTCGTGATGATCCTAAAGAAAAGCCGCCAGGAAATCGCCGGCTGCTCGGTGACGCTGAAGGCGGAGCGCGCCAGCGAGGACCCGAAGGTCTTCACCAAGGTCCATTTTCACTTCACCGTGACCGGCAAGAACCTGAACCCGGCCACAGTGGAGCGCGCGATCAATCTGTCGCACGATAAATACTGCTCGGCGTCGATCATGATCGCGAAGACCGCTGAACTCACACACTCGTTCGACATCGTCGCGGGTTGA
- a CDS encoding IS4 family transposase produces the protein MLADDLRFLVESQPPLEWGRLGQHLPYEWIEYAVQATGSASVRRRRLPAQQVVWLVIALALYRHQSISEVVDELDLALPAPDASFVSKSAVAQARQRIGAAPLAWLFHESARNWVAQDQARYLFKGFSLFAMDGTTLRTADSAANRRHFGASAAAHGRIGSYPQLRAVTLTALATHLVRDAVFGPYDINEMIWARELIDRVPADSITVFDKGFLSAQLLCNLVSGGQNRHYIIPAKSNLRWEVVSGCDGDQIVRMRVSPQARAKCPDLPEFWQARAVLAVDAKGRQRTLLTSLTDRRRFRGADIVSCYERSWQIETSYHELKQSMLGMDLTLRSQTVEGVYQEFWGALIAYNLIRLEMAKAAIDAGHSPEEISFIRAFHTIQYEMTWAAVTRSYGKLPTLLKRLRERLKQLPNEKRPGRRCVRAVKSRPFRYTVRVLKRDLN, from the coding sequence ATGCTGGCCGATGATCTGCGCTTCCTTGTTGAGTCACAGCCGCCGCTCGAATGGGGACGGCTGGGCCAGCATCTGCCGTATGAATGGATCGAGTATGCCGTGCAGGCCACCGGCAGCGCCAGCGTGCGCCGGCGTCGGTTACCCGCGCAGCAGGTCGTCTGGCTGGTGATTGCGCTAGCGCTGTACCGGCACCAGTCGATCAGCGAAGTCGTCGATGAACTGGACCTTGCGCTGCCTGCCCCGGATGCGTCATTTGTCAGCAAGAGCGCCGTCGCCCAGGCGCGACAGCGCATCGGGGCCGCACCACTGGCCTGGCTGTTTCACGAATCGGCCAGAAACTGGGTCGCGCAGGATCAGGCGCGGTACCTCTTCAAGGGATTCTCACTGTTCGCGATGGATGGCACCACGCTGCGCACCGCCGACAGTGCCGCCAACCGCAGACATTTCGGCGCCTCGGCCGCCGCTCATGGCCGGATTGGCAGCTATCCCCAACTGCGTGCAGTAACCCTCACCGCACTGGCCACGCATCTGGTACGTGATGCAGTGTTCGGCCCTTACGATATCAACGAGATGATCTGGGCGCGCGAACTCATCGATCGTGTGCCGGCTGATTCCATCACCGTATTCGATAAAGGCTTCCTGTCGGCCCAGCTGCTGTGCAATCTTGTTTCAGGTGGCCAGAACCGGCATTACATCATCCCGGCCAAATCCAATTTGCGCTGGGAGGTCGTGAGCGGGTGCGACGGGGACCAGATCGTGCGCATGCGCGTGTCGCCGCAGGCCCGTGCGAAATGCCCGGATCTGCCCGAATTCTGGCAAGCGCGCGCCGTGCTTGCCGTCGATGCAAAGGGGCGGCAACGAACACTGCTGACGTCCCTGACCGATCGAAGGCGTTTCCGGGGCGCCGATATTGTGTCGTGCTACGAGCGTAGCTGGCAGATCGAGACCAGTTACCATGAACTGAAACAGTCGATGCTAGGCATGGACCTGACTCTGCGTAGTCAGACCGTGGAAGGTGTCTACCAGGAGTTCTGGGGGGCGTTGATCGCCTATAACCTGATCCGCCTGGAGATGGCCAAAGCGGCGATCGACGCCGGGCACTCACCCGAAGAAATCAGCTTCATCCGCGCGTTCCACACCATTCAGTACGAAATGACGTGGGCCGCCGTGACGCGCTCGTACGGCAAACTGCCCACGCTGCTCAAGCGCCTGCGTGAACGGCTCAAGCAACTTCCCAACGAGAAACGGCCCGGACGCAGATGCGTTCGGGCCGTCAAATCCAGACCGTTTCGTTACACAGTTCGAGTTCTCAAAAGAGACCTTAACTGA
- a CDS encoding DUF3025 domain-containing protein, with protein MPVSEVQRPGFAGIDWSMPWFAQFAGRGERWQQAALTSYAALLTEMNADAALMGQTTGRGERLAFIAQDDLPPGAAYEAHISATGCVPTRHNLHDFFNASMWFAFPRIKAALNARQSAAIDVLGVGPTRGGVRDTLTLFDENALLFACADPVLSDALRSFDWQTLLVGGRDAWGASCEVRCFGHALLEKLIVPFKACTGHAWIVDVPPEYFAWDAIARNAWLDASVGAALMNTEALTSRMFAPLPVLGIPGWWSENEAPAFYDDASVFRSGRRTR; from the coding sequence ATGCCGGTGAGCGAGGTTCAGCGCCCGGGCTTCGCCGGGATCGACTGGTCGATGCCGTGGTTCGCGCAGTTTGCCGGGCGCGGCGAGCGTTGGCAGCAGGCCGCGCTAACGAGCTACGCGGCGTTGCTCACCGAAATGAACGCCGACGCGGCCTTGATGGGACAAACCACGGGGCGCGGCGAGCGCCTCGCGTTCATCGCGCAAGACGACCTGCCGCCCGGCGCGGCGTACGAGGCGCATATCTCGGCGACCGGCTGCGTGCCGACGCGCCACAATCTGCACGACTTCTTCAACGCGTCGATGTGGTTTGCGTTTCCGCGGATCAAGGCGGCGCTGAACGCACGGCAGTCGGCGGCCATCGACGTGTTGGGCGTCGGCCCGACCCGCGGCGGCGTGCGCGATACGCTGACTTTGTTCGACGAGAACGCGTTGCTGTTTGCATGCGCCGATCCGGTGTTGAGCGACGCGCTGCGTAGCTTCGACTGGCAGACGCTGCTGGTCGGCGGGCGTGACGCGTGGGGCGCTAGTTGCGAAGTGCGCTGCTTCGGCCATGCGTTGTTGGAAAAACTGATCGTGCCGTTCAAGGCCTGCACCGGGCACGCGTGGATCGTCGACGTGCCGCCCGAGTATTTCGCCTGGGACGCCATCGCGCGAAACGCATGGCTGGACGCATCGGTTGGCGCGGCGTTGATGAACACCGAAGCGTTGACGAGCCGCATGTTCGCGCCGCTCCCCGTGCTGGGCATTCCGGGCTGGTGGTCTGAAAATGAGGCACCCGCGTTCTATGACGACGCCTCAGTATTTCGCTCCGGACGACGAACCCGCTAA
- the pyrC gene encoding dihydroorotase: MTASNASIDSITLARPDDWHLHVRDGAMMAAVLPDTARQFGRAIIMPNLKPPVTTTAMAAAYRERIVAAIPEGAKFEPLMTLYLTDNTPPDEIRRARESGFVHGVKLYPAGATTNSDAGVTDIMKCAKTLEVMQEVGMPLLVHGEVTDASIDLFDREKVFIDRVMTPLRAAFPALKVVFEHITTKDAVDYIREAGVAPGLLGATITAHHLLYNRNAIFLGGIRPHYYCLPVLKRETHRVALVEAATSGNSRFFLGTDSAPHPKGLKEHACGCAGCYTALHALELYTEAFDNAGALDKLEGFASFFGADFYGLPRSAEQVTLRREEWTLPAELPVGDTPVVPLRGGESIGWRLV; encoded by the coding sequence ATGACCGCATCCAACGCTTCCATCGACTCCATCACGCTCGCCCGCCCGGACGACTGGCACCTGCACGTTCGCGACGGCGCCATGATGGCCGCCGTTCTGCCGGACACCGCGCGGCAGTTCGGCCGCGCGATCATCATGCCGAATCTGAAGCCGCCGGTGACCACCACGGCCATGGCCGCGGCGTACCGCGAGCGGATCGTCGCCGCGATTCCGGAAGGCGCGAAGTTCGAACCGCTGATGACGTTGTATCTCACCGACAACACTCCGCCCGACGAAATCCGCCGCGCGCGTGAAAGCGGTTTCGTGCATGGCGTGAAGCTGTATCCGGCGGGCGCAACGACCAACTCGGACGCGGGCGTCACCGACATCATGAAGTGCGCGAAAACGCTCGAAGTCATGCAGGAAGTCGGCATGCCGCTGCTGGTGCATGGCGAAGTGACGGACGCGTCGATCGATCTGTTCGACCGCGAGAAGGTGTTCATCGACCGTGTGATGACGCCGCTGCGCGCCGCGTTTCCGGCGCTGAAGGTGGTGTTCGAGCACATCACCACGAAAGACGCGGTCGACTATATCCGCGAAGCCGGCGTGGCGCCGGGGCTGCTGGGCGCGACGATCACCGCGCACCATCTGTTGTACAACCGCAATGCGATCTTCCTGGGCGGCATTCGTCCGCATTACTACTGCTTGCCGGTGCTGAAGCGCGAAACGCATCGCGTGGCGCTGGTCGAGGCGGCGACGTCGGGCAATTCGCGCTTCTTCCTCGGCACGGATAGCGCGCCGCATCCGAAGGGTTTGAAGGAGCACGCGTGCGGCTGCGCGGGTTGCTATACGGCACTGCACGCGCTCGAGCTTTATACGGAAGCATTCGACAACGCCGGTGCTCTGGATAAGCTCGAAGGCTTTGCGAGCTTCTTCGGTGCGGACTTCTACGGCCTGCCGCGCAGCGCGGAGCAGGTCACGCTGCGTCGCGAGGAGTGGACGCTGCCGGCGGAGTTGCCGGTCGGCGATACGCCGGTGGTGCCGCTGCGTGGCGGCGAGTCGATTGGTTGGCGCCTGGTCTGA
- the rpsI gene encoding 30S ribosomal protein S9, whose product MIGNWNYGTGRRKSAVARVFIKAGTGAIIVNGKPIADYFSRETSLMIVRQPLELTNHGVTFDIKVNVNGGGETGQAGAVRHGITRALMDYDATLKPELSKAGFVTRDAREVERKKVGFHKARRRKQFSKR is encoded by the coding sequence ATGATCGGTAACTGGAATTACGGCACGGGCCGCCGCAAGAGCGCCGTCGCACGCGTCTTCATCAAGGCTGGCACGGGCGCTATCATTGTGAACGGCAAGCCTATCGCCGATTACTTCTCGCGCGAAACGTCGCTGATGATCGTGCGTCAGCCGCTGGAACTCACGAACCACGGCGTCACGTTCGACATCAAAGTCAACGTGAACGGTGGCGGTGAAACGGGTCAAGCCGGTGCGGTTCGCCACGGCATCACCCGCGCGCTGATGGACTACGACGCAACGCTGAAGCCGGAACTGTCGAAGGCTGGCTTCGTGACGCGTGACGCTCGTGAAGTCGAACGTAAGAAGGTCGGCTTCCACAAGGCACGTCGCCGGAAGCAATTCTCGAAGCGTTAA
- a CDS encoding class II glutamine amidotransferase, whose amino-acid sequence MCQLLGMNCAAPTDVTFSFTGFAARGGVTDHHADGWGIAFFEDKACRLFIDHQSSATSPIAEMVKRYPIKSKNTIAHIRKATQGHILLENCHPFMRELWGRHWIFAHNGDLKDYSPVLSGVYQPVGTTDSELAFCALLEGLRKAFPGAQQPPLDELFAALETLTREITQFGVFNFLMSNGQALFSHCSTHLHYIVRRWPFSTAHLVDADVSIDFAKYTTPEDRVAVIATKPLTDNEVWTAFKPGDLMMFQHGEVIGRVNVPVPASVLEKLRNPALDASASATTIAAADDAKEPALVELDLEAADDTAAFES is encoded by the coding sequence ATGTGCCAACTTCTCGGAATGAACTGCGCCGCGCCGACGGACGTCACGTTCTCGTTCACCGGCTTTGCGGCCCGCGGCGGCGTCACCGATCACCATGCCGACGGCTGGGGCATCGCCTTCTTCGAAGATAAAGCGTGCCGTTTGTTCATCGACCATCAATCGTCGGCCACCTCGCCGATCGCCGAGATGGTCAAGCGCTATCCGATCAAATCGAAGAACACCATCGCGCACATTCGCAAGGCGACGCAAGGGCACATCCTGCTGGAAAACTGCCACCCGTTCATGCGCGAATTGTGGGGGCGTCACTGGATCTTCGCGCATAACGGCGACTTGAAAGACTATTCGCCGGTGTTGTCGGGCGTGTATCAACCGGTCGGGACGACCGACAGCGAACTCGCTTTCTGCGCGCTGCTCGAAGGCTTGCGCAAGGCCTTCCCCGGCGCGCAACAGCCGCCGCTCGACGAACTGTTCGCCGCGCTCGAAACCCTCACGCGCGAAATCACGCAGTTCGGTGTGTTCAATTTCCTGATGTCGAATGGCCAGGCGCTGTTCTCGCATTGCTCGACGCATCTGCACTACATCGTGCGGCGCTGGCCGTTTTCCACCGCGCATCTGGTCGATGCGGACGTGTCGATCGACTTCGCCAAATACACGACGCCGGAAGACCGCGTCGCGGTGATCGCGACCAAGCCGCTGACCGATAACGAAGTCTGGACCGCGTTCAAACCGGGCGATCTGATGATGTTCCAGCACGGCGAAGTAATCGGCCGCGTCAACGTGCCGGTGCCGGCTTCGGTGCTTGAGAAGTTGCGGAACCCGGCGCTGGATGCGTCTGCGTCGGCTACGACGATTGCGGCGGCTGACGATGCAAAAGAACCGGCGTTGGTCGAACTCGATCTCGAGGCCGCAGACGACACGGCCGCGTTCGAGTCCTGA
- the rplM gene encoding 50S ribosomal protein L13, with amino-acid sequence MKTFSAKAHEVTREWYVIDATDKVLGRVASEVALRLRGKHKPEFTPHVDTGDFIIVINTGKLRVTGNKATDKKYYRHSGYPGGIYETTFSKMQERFPGRALEKAVKGMLPKGPLGYAMIKKLKVYAEATHPHSAQQPKALEI; translated from the coding sequence ATGAAGACGTTTTCCGCAAAAGCCCATGAGGTTACGCGTGAATGGTACGTGATTGACGCGACGGATAAGGTTCTCGGGCGTGTCGCCAGCGAAGTGGCACTCCGTCTTCGCGGCAAGCACAAGCCTGAATTCACTCCGCACGTCGACACCGGTGATTTCATCATCGTTATCAACACGGGCAAGTTGAGAGTCACGGGCAACAAGGCTACTGACAAGAAGTACTATCGCCACTCGGGTTACCCGGGCGGTATTTATGAAACGACGTTCAGCAAGATGCAGGAACGCTTCCCGGGCCGTGCGCTCGAGAAAGCGGTCAAGGGCATGCTGCCGAAGGGTCCGCTCGGCTACGCGATGATCAAGAAGCTGAAGGTCTACGCCGAAGCAACGCATCCGCATTCGGCGCAACAGCCGAAAGCGCTCGAGATCTAA